The window CACCTTAGGGATATAGTCCATATCCCCTTGGAAAAATTGCTCGTCGGTTAATACCGAAATGCCCGCCGCATATTTACCGTAAATATCGGCGATGGCTTCTACATCAAACACATCGCGGATAAGTCCTTTGGATGGACTGGCTTTTTTGCATTCTAAAATGTAACCCGCCTTGGGTGCCTTGAGTGCGGCAAATAAACTGCGGTCAGAGATTTTTGGCGACAGATTCGCCTCAGGAAAACGCAGTTTCAGGGCGGCAATATGGGCCGCTTTGGTATCGACGATACGGGTTAACACATTACTTTTTGGCATAGCGTTTGTGGCTGCCTCTGGCTGAGTACGCAGGTCTTGAGTCATTGCTGTTGGAGTCACTTCTACTTGAGACATTCGCTTATCTTCCTCTTTCTTGACCGTTGACTAGGGCTTCACCGCTGACTTTTGCGAGCTGGCTTAACAATTCAAAGGCTTTGCCGCTTTGAATGGTAGCGAGCGCAAGTAAGGTTCCGGCTTTGACTGAATCAGTAATTCCACAGACATATAAAGCACAGCCGGCATTGATGGCGACCGCATTGGCGTGTGCTTCAGTGCCACCGCCTTTTAAAATCGCCTCGGTAATCAAGGCATTCTGCGCGGGCTCGCCCCCTTCTAAGTCTGATATTTGCGCTAAAGGCACGCCTAAATCGGCGGGCGTGAGTTGATACTCTATGATGTCGCCGTCTTTTAACTCAGCAACTTGGGTGTTGCCGTGCAGCGCGACTTCATCTAAACCGCTGCCGTGCACTACCATAGCGCGTTTTGTGCCAAGCGCCTTTAATACTTTCGCTATCGGTAAGACTAACTCAGGGCTATACACGCCAAGTAACATAAACTCAGGCCTTGCAGGGTTGATAAGCGGCCCTAACACGTTGAATAAAGTGCGCGTTTTCAGTGCTTGTCTTACGGGCACCGCATGTTTTACCCCGCCATGGTAGTGGGGCGCAAACAAAAAGCACAGATTCAATGCGTCGAGGCAACGACTGGCTGTCTCTGGCGACATAGTTAAGTCGATGCCAAACTGCGCCAAAAGATCCGATGATCCTGATTTACTCGACACGCTACGATTGCCGTGTTTGGCGACCTTAGCGCCTGCCGCCGCGGCAACAAAGGCCGCAGTGGTGGAAATATTAATGGTATTAAAGCCATCGCCACCCGTGCCAACAATATCAACTATGCCATTATGAAGCGGATTGTTGTTTCGCTCAGGGTAAGGAAAAGGTTTGGCAGCGGCGCGCATGGCATCGGCAGCGCCGCTGATCTCATCAATAGTCTCTCCGCGCATTTTCAGCGCAACTAACATTCCCGCCATCGCTGCTTCACTCATCTCACCGCGAATTAACGCGCCAAAAAGTTCGGCGGTTTGCTCGCGGCTTAAACTTTTACCTTGGTATAAAACGTCGAGTAAAGGCTGAATAGGGTTGGTACTCATGCGCTTACTCCTGTTGTCATGTCTTGGGTAAGAAAGGCTAAGGTTTGAATGAGCAGTGTGCTGCCTAAGGTGGTCAGAATCGATTCTGGGTGGAACTGAAAGCCAACGGCTCTGTGCTCAGGGTGCAGAATCGCCATCGGCATAGCGTCAGTGGTTGCGATCACTTGCAAGCAATCAGGCACGTGAGTGGCAACGAGACTGTGATAACGGGCAACGGGGAGGGGAGAGGGCAAACCGGCAAATACGCCAGTGCCATCATGGAAAGTCGGGCTTGCCTTGCCATGCACCACAAAAGGCGCGCGCGCCACTGTGCCGCCGTAATATTCCACCATAGCTTGATGCCCAAGGCAGATACCCAGCATAGGCACTTTACCGGCGACTTTGGCGATAAGCGCCATCATAGAGCCTGCTTCATGGGGCGCACCAGGACCTGGCGATAACACTAGGGCTGCGGGTTCTTGTTCGTTAAGCAGTTTTTCAGCGATAAAGTCGGCGGCAACATCGTTGCGGTAAATCACCACTTCACAGCCAAGGCTGCGAAATTGATCCACTAAGTTGTAGGTAAAGGAGTCAAAGTTATCGAGTAGATAGAGTTTCATGTTTGGCTCCTATTTAGATTGTACTGAAGTGGATAGCACAAAAGTCGATTGAGCTGACGCGTCATTTACTGGCGATTCATTGACTCGCAGTCCTGCACCCATTTTGATTGCCGAAATCACGGCTTGAGCTTTTTGACGGGTTTCATCTGCCTCGCTTTGGGGATCCGAATCAAACACGACGCCCGCGCCCGCTTGAATAAAGGCGGTGCCATTTTTGACAAAGGCCGAGCGGATCACAATACAGGTGTCCATATCACCAAGAGCATTAAGGTAACCGACAGCGCCGCCGTAGCTGCCGCGGCGTGCTTTTTCCGCTTGGCGAACCAGTTGTGATGCACGTACTTTTGGTGCGCCCACTAATGTGCCCATATTCATACAAGCCTGATAAGCATGTAGCGCATCTAAATCTTGGCGCAGTTGACCCGTTACGCGACTTACGAGGTGCATCACGTGGGAATAGCGATCAACTTTCAATAATTCGGCGACTTTACGGCTGCCGCTTTGGCTGATACGCGCGATATCGTTGCGAGCTAAATCGACCAGCATTAAGTGTTCTGACAGTTCTTTTTTATCTAAGCGCAGTTCAAGTTCAATGCGGCTGTCTAAGTCAAAATCAATCTCGCCCGTGGCGGTTTTACCGCGTTTGCGGGTGCCGGCAATCGGGTAGACTTCGACTTGATTACTGCTGGCTTCGTATTTAAGCGCGCTTTCTGGTGAGGCACCAAAAAGCGTGAAATCTTGGCCCCTGAAATAAAACATGTAAGGGCTTGGGTTAGTTAGACGCAGGGCGCGATAAGCCCCCAAGGTATTCGGGCAAGGCAAACTAAAGCTACGCGATGGCACCACTTGGAAAATATCGCCCGCAATAATGTGTTCTTTCAAATCGATAACGGTTTGTTTGAACACCTCATCGGAAATATTGACTTGCTCAGTTGCGTCGATGGCGACCAGTGTCGGCACATCGGCAGGTGAATTACCGAGGGTTTTACATTGTGTGCTTAGATGCTGAACTCGCTCGCTCAGCGCTGCGGTGATGGCGGTATGCTGGGCGGAATCACGACTGAAATTATGGGTAATGATGTCGGCTTGTTTCAGTTTATGGTCGATAAGGATTAAGGTTTCTGCGAGGTAAAATAAGTAGTCAGGGCAATCGTTATCGCGGTTCGGTACGGCTGGCAGCGGTTCGACGGTATCAATCAAGTCGTAGGCCAGTACGCCACCTAAAAACAGATCCTCAAAGGCGGGTTTACTTTGGCTGTCAGTATGAGCGCCACAATCAATCTGCTGGATAAACATCCGCAGGCCATCGAGTGGCGAGGTCGATTTTAAGCGTGCATCTTCATCCTGCAGCTTAGTGTCTTTTTGCAGCGTCACCACTAAGGTCAAGTTATCACGGACTAGACTGGCACTCATATCAGCACGATCGCCGCTCGCGCTGAAGAAGGTTTCGATTGGGGCAAGTAAGCTCGCGCCATTGTCGGTCAGTGCGGTAAAGGTCAGTTGATAACCGTCGCAGCGGATCATCATGGCAGCATGGGTCATCACCATGCTTTTTAAGTGATCTTTACTGTCGATTTCGGCCGACTCCAACAACATAGTATGGGGCGCATCTTGGGTAATGTGCTGATACAAGCGCAGTGGATCGCTGTGGTAGGTTAATGCCGCCTTGAGTGTGCTTGAGCGTGCGAATGTCTGTTTGGGCATGTTCATACTCCAGCTACCTTATAAAATGTCTTTAACATCATGAGTTATCTCGCTTTCTTAATCTTGTTACCCGAGTCTGCCGACATTTTTCGCACCTAACAAAAAAGCCCGCATTTCTGCGGGCTTCTTGTTGATTCTGGTCACTTTCAAATGAGCACAGAGCTTCACACCACCCGCTAAGTTGGGAAGTGCCACCACCAAATGATGTTTAATGAAGCGTTAATGTGTGTCATTCAAAAGGGTCTCGCTAATTCAGTTATTGGTGTATAGAAAACCTTAGCTGGGGTCGAATGTCAATTGAATATTTTTCATTTTCTGCGATTTATTCACTTTAATGACGCAGAAAATTTAAGTCACACAGCCACAAAATGCGAGATAGCAGCGCATTTATTAACAAATTCACGTACAATAGCCCCATGAATACTCAAAGCATATTGGCTGATCTGCACAGCCACACGACCGCATCCGACGGTCAGTTAACTCCGTCTGAATTGGTGGCTAGAGCCCTTGAAAAGGGCGTGCAGTTATTTGCGATTACTGACCACGACACGGTAGCAGGTTTACCCGAAGCCCGTGCCTTTAATCTATCGCAAGCAGAACCATTGAAATTGATCTCTGGCGTAGAAATCTCTACTCGCTGGAACAGTTATGATATTCACATAGTTGCGCTTAACTTCGATGCGGATAATCCTGCGTTATTAGCATTTTTAGAAAACCAGCGTGAGTTACGTGAATTACGCGCTCAAGAAATTGGCCATAGATTAGCCAAGGCCGGTATTGAAGGCGCTTACGAAGGTGCCAAGGCGTTGGCGGGTGAAGCGGCATTGAGCCGTGGACATTACGCCCGTTGGATGGCTGAAAATGGTCATGCTGTGGATATGCCGAGCGTATTTAAACGCTATCTTGCCCGCGGTAAAACCGGCTATGTCCCCAATAATTGGGGTGATATGGCCAGCGCCATCGATATCATTCATAACGCGGGTGGATTAGCTGTGTTGGCGCATCCCAGTGGTTATAAGTTATCGGCAAAGTGGCTTAAGCGCTTAGTGCGCGAATATAAAGAAGCGGGTGGAGATGCCATGGAAGTGGTACTTGGCCAGCAAACATTAGACGACAGGGCCAACCTTGTGGCCTTGAGCTTACAAAATCAATTGCTTGCATCGATAGGGAGTGATTTTCACTTTCCAAGTAATTGGATCGAATTAGGTAAAAATCTGTATCAGCCCCAAGGTATTGATTGGGTCTGGCAATCGGAATCTTGGGTGGAACGACCATGAGTCAGTTTTTTTATGTACATGAAGTAAATCCGCAAACACGCCTTATCAGTCAAGCTGTTGCCGCCTTAAAAGCGGGCGGTGTGATTGTTTATCCCACCGATTCGGGCTATGCCTTAGGCTGCTTGATTGGTGAGAAAGACGCGATGACGCGGATGGCGAGAATTCGTCAAATCGAGAACGATCATAACTTTTCATTGATGTGCCGTGATTTATCCGAGCTTGCGACCTACGCCAAAGTGGATAATCAGGCGTATCGCATCCTAAAAAGTTGCACGCCTGGGCCTTATACGTTCATTTTTAAAGCGACCAAAGAAGTGCCGCGTCGTCTGCAAAATGACAAGAAAAAGACCATAGGTATTCGCGTGCCCGACAATGTGATCGCACTGGCGTTGCTTGAAGCCTTAGATGCGCCGCTGATGTCGACCAGTTTAGTGATGCCGAATGCAGAATTTGCCGAGTCAGATCCTGAACAAATTCGCGATTTGCTCGAGCATCAAGTGGATGTGATTATCCATGGCGGTTATTTAGGCGAAAAGCCGACGACAGTGATTGATATGTCTGAAGATGGCGCCGAAATTTTGCGTGAAGGCGCGGGTGATATCACGCCTTTTCTCTAAATCCAGCGCAATAGATTTATCTGTAGTGGATGCGAGTGAGCGATGCGGCGAGCGGCAGTGAACATTTGGCAGTTTTATCGCCGCAGATTTACAGGTATAATCGCGCGTTTGGCGTTAGCCTAAGTTGGCTCGCGCAGCGTTAACGGAGCAAGATAGCGGATGCAGGGCACGCAACAGAGTTTACCCTTAGCCGTTATTCGTGGTCAGGCAATGACCGAAATGCCACTGGATTTGTTTATTCCGCCGGAGGCATTAGAAGTGTTCCTTGAGTCCTTTGAAGGCCCATTGGATTTACTTTTATATTTGATCCGTAAGCAAAAATTAGACGTTGTCGATTTACCCATTCAGCAAATCACCGCGCAGTAT of the Shewanella baltica genome contains:
- the trpD gene encoding anthranilate phosphoribosyltransferase, with the protein product MSTNPIQPLLDVLYQGKSLSREQTAELFGALIRGEMSEAAMAGMLVALKMRGETIDEISGAADAMRAAAKPFPYPERNNNPLHNGIVDIVGTGGDGFNTINISTTAAFVAAAAGAKVAKHGNRSVSSKSGSSDLLAQFGIDLTMSPETASRCLDALNLCFLFAPHYHGGVKHAVPVRQALKTRTLFNVLGPLINPARPEFMLLGVYSPELVLPIAKVLKALGTKRAMVVHGSGLDEVALHGNTQVAELKDGDIIEYQLTPADLGVPLAQISDLEGGEPAQNALITEAILKGGGTEAHANAVAINAGCALYVCGITDSVKAGTLLALATIQSGKAFELLSQLAKVSGEALVNGQERGR
- a CDS encoding aminodeoxychorismate/anthranilate synthase component II: MKLYLLDNFDSFTYNLVDQFRSLGCEVVIYRNDVAADFIAEKLLNEQEPAALVLSPGPGAPHEAGSMMALIAKVAGKVPMLGICLGHQAMVEYYGGTVARAPFVVHGKASPTFHDGTGVFAGLPSPLPVARYHSLVATHVPDCLQVIATTDAMPMAILHPEHRAVGFQFHPESILTTLGSTLLIQTLAFLTQDMTTGVSA
- the rnm gene encoding RNase RNM, yielding MNTQSILADLHSHTTASDGQLTPSELVARALEKGVQLFAITDHDTVAGLPEARAFNLSQAEPLKLISGVEISTRWNSYDIHIVALNFDADNPALLAFLENQRELRELRAQEIGHRLAKAGIEGAYEGAKALAGEAALSRGHYARWMAENGHAVDMPSVFKRYLARGKTGYVPNNWGDMASAIDIIHNAGGLAVLAHPSGYKLSAKWLKRLVREYKEAGGDAMEVVLGQQTLDDRANLVALSLQNQLLASIGSDFHFPSNWIELGKNLYQPQGIDWVWQSESWVERP
- a CDS encoding L-threonylcarbamoyladenylate synthase, which gives rise to MSQFFYVHEVNPQTRLISQAVAALKAGGVIVYPTDSGYALGCLIGEKDAMTRMARIRQIENDHNFSLMCRDLSELATYAKVDNQAYRILKSCTPGPYTFIFKATKEVPRRLQNDKKKTIGIRVPDNVIALALLEALDAPLMSTSLVMPNAEFAESDPEQIRDLLEHQVDVIIHGGYLGEKPTTVIDMSEDGAEILREGAGDITPFL
- a CDS encoding anthranilate synthase component 1, giving the protein MPKQTFARSSTLKAALTYHSDPLRLYQHITQDAPHTMLLESAEIDSKDHLKSMVMTHAAMMIRCDGYQLTFTALTDNGASLLAPIETFFSASGDRADMSASLVRDNLTLVVTLQKDTKLQDEDARLKSTSPLDGLRMFIQQIDCGAHTDSQSKPAFEDLFLGGVLAYDLIDTVEPLPAVPNRDNDCPDYLFYLAETLILIDHKLKQADIITHNFSRDSAQHTAITAALSERVQHLSTQCKTLGNSPADVPTLVAIDATEQVNISDEVFKQTVIDLKEHIIAGDIFQVVPSRSFSLPCPNTLGAYRALRLTNPSPYMFYFRGQDFTLFGASPESALKYEASSNQVEVYPIAGTRKRGKTATGEIDFDLDSRIELELRLDKKELSEHLMLVDLARNDIARISQSGSRKVAELLKVDRYSHVMHLVSRVTGQLRQDLDALHAYQACMNMGTLVGAPKVRASQLVRQAEKARRGSYGGAVGYLNALGDMDTCIVIRSAFVKNGTAFIQAGAGVVFDSDPQSEADETRQKAQAVISAIKMGAGLRVNESPVNDASAQSTFVLSTSVQSK